The following proteins are encoded in a genomic region of Opitutus sp.:
- a CDS encoding DUF1573 domain-containing protein — translation MLALTSAAFGQIKWAEENPEFSIQAEDASFNFKLNVQNTSDRDIQITKVTASCGCTLAAAEPSLVHPGDIATINGIYKPGNRTGMNFVTVTVSGRFDSNSSKLGGSVEKSDFASSVKIKFNIAQSVSIKPGILMWRKDAAPIAKHVSIVTKGQSTIRIADIKLNDELYSYELINETASGSFKIVVSPISTQSFSRETVSFQVVNDSGKARTYYVQLIVR, via the coding sequence ATGCTTGCCTTGACCTCGGCAGCATTCGGTCAAATCAAGTGGGCAGAAGAAAATCCTGAATTTTCAATTCAGGCAGAAGATGCTTCTTTTAACTTTAAGCTGAATGTACAAAACACGTCCGATCGTGATATTCAAATAACTAAGGTTACTGCTAGTTGTGGCTGCACATTAGCCGCCGCAGAGCCTTCTCTAGTCCATCCTGGTGACATAGCTACTATAAACGGTATCTACAAGCCGGGAAATAGAACTGGAATGAATTTCGTGACTGTGACTGTGAGTGGGCGATTTGACTCTAATTCATCTAAATTAGGAGGATCAGTTGAGAAATCGGACTTCGCCTCATCCGTTAAGATCAAATTTAATATAGCGCAGTCTGTGTCTATTAAGCCGGGCATATTAATGTGGCGGAAGGACGCGGCGCCTATTGCAAAGCATGTAAGCATTGTAACTAAAGGCCAATCCACCATTCGGATAGCGGATATTAAACTGAATGATGAGCTTTATAGTTATGAACTTATTAATGAAACCGCCTCCGGCTCTTTCAAAATTGTCGTATCCCCCATCTCTACACAAAGTTTTTCACGGGAAACGGTTAGCTTTCAGGTCGTTAATGATTCAGGCAAAGCCCGCACTTATTATGTCCAGTTGATCGTTCGATAA